One genomic window of Psychrobacter cibarius includes the following:
- a CDS encoding lipoprotein-releasing ABC transporter permease subunit, whose amino-acid sequence MFRPLALFIGLRYTRAERSNGFISFISLISMIGLTLGVAVLITVLSVMNGFDRELKTRILGMVPQATVVSTEIISDWKQLADKIKEDPEVAAVAPFIQLQGMLTSNGQVAGIMVTGVDPEYEKDVSIINEHMVQGSIDTLQSGEFNIVLGEEMVQSLGLQLGDKVTLVLPEASPSPAGVIPRFKRFTLTGIFTISPEVDSLMAFIPMGDAAKLLRLPDGAQGVRMKLNDIFTAPMAAEKAAAIAPQQLYPNDWTQTHGNLFGAIQMEKAMVGLLLFLIILVAAFNIVSSLVMLVTDKKADIAILKTFGASPRLITQVFMVQGVVIGVIGTIAGTILGVIFALTVSDILGFINQVFNLNLFDAYFVNYLPSELRVLDVVLITGASFVLSFLATIYPARRAAKIQPAQTLRYE is encoded by the coding sequence ATGTTTCGTCCTTTAGCGTTGTTTATCGGCTTACGATACACCCGAGCAGAGCGTAGTAATGGTTTTATCTCCTTTATCTCGCTTATCTCGATGATTGGTTTGACTCTTGGGGTTGCCGTATTGATCACGGTGCTATCAGTCATGAATGGTTTTGATCGGGAGTTAAAAACCCGTATTTTGGGTATGGTCCCGCAAGCAACGGTCGTTTCCACCGAGATTATCAGTGATTGGAAGCAATTGGCTGATAAAATTAAAGAAGATCCTGAAGTGGCAGCTGTAGCGCCCTTTATTCAACTGCAAGGGATGTTGACGTCAAACGGTCAGGTTGCAGGGATTATGGTCACTGGTGTCGATCCTGAATACGAAAAAGATGTCTCTATTATCAATGAACATATGGTTCAAGGCAGTATTGATACTTTACAAAGTGGTGAGTTCAATATTGTGCTGGGTGAAGAGATGGTACAGTCTCTAGGTCTGCAACTGGGTGATAAAGTGACGCTAGTGCTGCCAGAGGCATCGCCTTCACCAGCTGGCGTGATACCACGATTCAAGCGCTTTACCTTGACAGGTATTTTTACCATCAGTCCAGAAGTGGATAGCCTCATGGCATTTATCCCGATGGGTGATGCGGCAAAACTGTTGCGTCTGCCAGATGGCGCGCAGGGTGTGCGTATGAAGCTTAATGACATCTTTACCGCGCCGATGGCAGCAGAAAAAGCTGCCGCTATTGCCCCTCAGCAATTGTATCCTAATGATTGGACACAAACGCATGGCAACCTATTTGGTGCGATTCAGATGGAAAAAGCCATGGTCGGCTTACTGCTATTTTTAATTATCCTAGTAGCAGCTTTTAATATTGTTTCAAGTCTAGTGATGCTCGTTACCGACAAAAAAGCGGACATTGCGATTCTAAAAACTTTTGGTGCATCTCCTCGTTTGATTACCCAAGTGTTTATGGTGCAAGGTGTGGTGATCGGTGTGATTGGTACGATTGCTGGTACGATACTGGGCGTGATATTTGCGCTTACAGTGAGTGATATTTTAGGCTTTATTAATCAAGTCTTTAATTTGAACTTGTTTGATGCGTATTTTGTTAATTATTTACCATCAGAGTTGCGTGTACTAGATGTGGTATTGATTACAGGTGCGTCTTTCGTACTGAGCTTTTTGGCAACCATTTATCCGGCACGCCGAGCGGCTAAGATTCAGCCTGCCCAGACACTACGCTACGAGTAA
- a CDS encoding SCP-2 sterol transfer family protein, with the protein MAVFLTDEWFEQVEQMGNEAGELNLPPALANMIVNLKVSDTEQDIEANFANGLLHRGLNDAATTTLLLDRSILQSIITDFDTNEIMGAFMGGKIRVEGDMSQLMAVQTARPSAEQKELYTRIKSMTTMA; encoded by the coding sequence ATGGCAGTTTTTTTGACAGATGAGTGGTTTGAGCAAGTTGAGCAAATGGGTAATGAGGCAGGCGAGCTAAATTTGCCGCCAGCACTGGCGAATATGATCGTCAATCTAAAAGTATCTGACACTGAGCAAGACATCGAAGCGAACTTTGCAAACGGTTTATTGCATCGCGGCTTGAACGACGCCGCGACAACCACATTGTTGCTTGACCGCAGTATCTTGCAATCAATCATCACTGATTTCGATACCAATGAAATTATGGGTGCTTTTATGGGTGGTAAAATTCGTGTTGAAGGCGATATGTCACAACTGATGGCAGTACAAACGGCACGCCCAAGTGCTGAACAAAAAGAGCTATATACTCGTATCAAATCAATGACGACCATGGCTTAA
- the ccoN gene encoding cytochrome-c oxidase, cbb3-type subunit I, translating into MSLQNTAVAPVDREYEITIVRFFTIMAVVWGIVGMSIGVFIASQLAWPSLNFDIPWLTFSRLRPLHTNAVIFAFGGSALFATSYYIVQRTCKTRLFAPYLAWFTFWGWQAVIVSAVITLPLGLTSTKEYAELEWPIDILIALVWISYAIVFFGTLIKRKTSHIYVANWFFAAFIITIALLHIVNSMAIPVSAFKSYSLFGGATDAMVQWWYGHNAVGFYLTAAFLGMMYYFVPVQIGRPIYSYRLSIVHFWALIASYMWAGGHHLHYSALPDWTQSLAMVFSIILFAPSWGGMINGVLTLSGSWDKLRTDPIIRFMIVALSFYAMSTFEGPMMSIKTVNALSHNTDWTVGHVHSGALGWVGMITIGSLYVLLPRIYNKPKMYSISLITTHFWLATAGTIFYIVSMWISGIGQGMMWLATNPDGTLVYSFVDTVEFSHFPYIGRAFGGFLYVSGMFVMAYNVYKTLKMPEGKPVDIADPTDHEPSVDKPSAANV; encoded by the coding sequence ATGAGTTTACAAAACACAGCAGTCGCCCCAGTTGACCGTGAGTACGAAATTACTATCGTAAGATTCTTTACGATAATGGCCGTGGTATGGGGCATCGTCGGCATGAGTATTGGTGTGTTCATTGCTTCACAGTTAGCATGGCCATCACTTAACTTTGACATTCCATGGCTGACATTTAGTCGTTTAAGACCGCTACATACCAATGCGGTCATTTTTGCGTTCGGTGGCTCTGCCCTGTTCGCAACGTCTTACTATATTGTTCAGCGTACCTGTAAGACAAGGTTATTTGCTCCTTATTTAGCTTGGTTTACCTTTTGGGGTTGGCAAGCCGTTATCGTATCAGCGGTTATTACCCTACCTTTAGGTTTAACATCGACCAAGGAATACGCTGAGCTTGAGTGGCCAATCGATATTTTGATTGCCTTGGTATGGATCTCTTATGCCATTGTTTTCTTCGGTACGCTCATCAAACGTAAAACCTCACATATTTATGTGGCTAACTGGTTCTTTGCAGCCTTTATTATTACGATTGCATTACTGCATATCGTAAACAGCATGGCGATTCCTGTTAGCGCATTTAAGTCTTACTCGTTATTTGGCGGTGCGACCGATGCGATGGTACAGTGGTGGTATGGACATAATGCGGTAGGTTTTTATCTAACGGCAGCTTTCTTAGGAATGATGTATTACTTCGTTCCAGTACAGATTGGTCGTCCTATTTATTCTTACCGTTTGTCTATCGTTCACTTTTGGGCACTTATTGCGTCATATATGTGGGCTGGTGGTCACCATTTGCATTATTCAGCGCTTCCAGATTGGACGCAGTCTCTAGCAATGGTATTCTCAATCATCCTATTTGCGCCATCTTGGGGTGGTATGATTAACGGTGTACTAACACTATCAGGTAGTTGGGATAAGCTGCGTACCGATCCGATCATTCGCTTTATGATTGTGGCATTGTCGTTTTATGCGATGTCGACGTTCGAAGGTCCAATGATGTCGATTAAGACAGTGAATGCGTTATCGCATAATACAGATTGGACAGTCGGTCACGTACACTCAGGTGCACTTGGTTGGGTAGGTATGATTACCATTGGTTCGCTATATGTACTGTTACCACGTATCTATAACAAACCTAAGATGTATTCTATCAGCTTAATCACCACGCATTTTTGGTTGGCGACAGCGGGTACTATTTTCTATATCGTATCTATGTGGATTTCAGGTATTGGCCAAGGCATGATGTGGCTGGCTACTAATCCAGACGGTACATTGGTATATAGCTTCGTTGATACAGTTGAGTTCTCACATTTCCCATATATTGGTCGTGCTTTTGGTGGCTTCTTGTATGTATCGGGTATGTTTGTGATGGCATATAACGTTTATAAAACACTTAAAATGCCAGAAGGTAAGCCTGTCGATATCGCAGATCCTACTGATCATGAACCTAGTGTTGATAAACCTTCAGCAGCTAACGTATAA
- the ccoO gene encoding cytochrome-c oxidase, cbb3-type subunit II, whose amino-acid sequence MSGTPHEIIEKNTGLLVIGIVIAISFATLVEIVPLIYDNKGPEEGGVNAPLPSMEPWTALEFEGRDIYIREGCHVCHTQMIRPLRAEVERYGPYSRAAESTWDHPFLWGSKRTGPDLARVGGRYSEDWQKQHLIAPRSLVPESVMPGFPWLATNEVNGENVQTKMRLFRDRFGVPYTEEDIEGAPDAVLGATELDALVAYLQQLGTAMEGQR is encoded by the coding sequence ATGTCTGGTACACCGCATGAAATTATTGAAAAAAATACAGGCTTGTTGGTTATCGGTATCGTTATTGCTATTAGCTTTGCAACGCTAGTTGAAATCGTACCATTGATATATGACAACAAGGGTCCTGAAGAAGGTGGGGTGAATGCTCCCCTGCCCTCTATGGAGCCATGGACTGCACTAGAATTTGAGGGTCGTGACATCTATATTCGTGAAGGTTGTCACGTTTGTCATACTCAAATGATTCGTCCACTACGTGCTGAAGTTGAACGTTATGGACCTTACTCACGTGCTGCTGAATCTACGTGGGATCACCCATTCTTATGGGGTTCAAAACGTACTGGACCTGATCTAGCACGTGTTGGCGGTCGTTATTCTGAAGACTGGCAAAAGCAGCATTTAATTGCGCCACGTTCACTAGTACCTGAATCAGTAATGCCTGGCTTCCCGTGGCTTGCTACCAACGAAGTGAATGGTGAAAACGTTCAAACTAAAATGCGTCTATTCCGTGATCGCTTTGGTGTACCTTACACTGAAGAGGATATCGAAGGAGCACCAGATGCTGTACTTGGTGCCACTGAACTTGATGCTTTGGTTGCTTATCTACAGCAACTGGGCACCGCGATGGAAGGACAGCGCTAA
- a CDS encoding CcoQ/FixQ family Cbb3-type cytochrome c oxidase assembly chaperone translates to MGIGELQTIATVSAFVAFVGVAWWAYSPKNKKRFEEDAQLALDDEDIKSLSEEQRNKDKR, encoded by the coding sequence ATGGGTATTGGTGAATTACAAACAATTGCGACCGTTTCTGCCTTTGTTGCCTTCGTAGGTGTTGCATGGTGGGCGTATTCGCCAAAAAACAAAAAACGCTTCGAAGAAGATGCACAACTTGCGCTTGATGACGAGGATATAAAATCTCTGTCTGAAGAGCAGCGCAATAAGGATAAACGATGA
- the ccoP gene encoding cytochrome-c oxidase, cbb3-type subunit III: MTFFWSSWITILSIMCWAAILGVLLMVLKYKPELEDDGTTGHAYDGIKEYDKPLPKWWLVIFFGSIAWGVAYWVFFPGIFPSKWEGIATVEVDGEIVPWTSKNELYSELESNNKVFTDNFEKNILAKADASGATETLAALAELQATMRRSETPPADLQAQIDEKTAELSPYVEKLSENPNALKVGSRLFLQNCAVCHGSNAKGAVGYPNLTDNDWLYGGEASNILTTLHKGRVGGMAAWRDQIGEDGVRAVSEYVLSISGNQPGYELDKAQVAQGEAIFNEPTNCVLCHGADAKGMTSTGAPNLTDDIWLYGGDRETIRETLRYGRAGVMPEWETKLGNERIMLLAAYVYSLSDKTPQPAAKAPTATQVATTVETTAN; the protein is encoded by the coding sequence ATGACATTTTTTTGGAGTTCTTGGATTACCATACTAAGTATCATGTGTTGGGCTGCTATCCTCGGTGTCTTACTAATGGTATTGAAGTACAAGCCAGAACTAGAAGATGACGGTACGACAGGCCACGCTTATGATGGTATCAAAGAGTACGACAAGCCATTACCTAAATGGTGGCTCGTAATATTCTTTGGCTCTATCGCTTGGGGTGTTGCCTATTGGGTATTTTTCCCAGGTATTTTCCCATCAAAATGGGAAGGTATTGCCACTGTAGAAGTCGATGGCGAAATTGTACCGTGGACCTCTAAGAACGAGCTATATAGCGAGCTTGAGAGTAATAACAAAGTATTTACGGATAACTTTGAGAAAAACATTTTAGCAAAAGCGGATGCTAGTGGTGCGACAGAGACCTTAGCGGCACTTGCTGAGTTACAGGCAACGATGCGCCGCAGTGAAACACCACCAGCAGATCTGCAAGCTCAAATTGATGAGAAAACTGCAGAACTATCCCCTTATGTAGAAAAGCTTTCAGAAAACCCGAATGCTTTAAAAGTTGGTAGTCGTTTGTTCTTACAGAACTGTGCGGTCTGTCATGGCTCTAACGCCAAAGGTGCGGTAGGCTATCCAAATCTAACTGACAATGACTGGTTATATGGCGGAGAAGCGTCAAACATTTTGACCACGCTACATAAAGGTCGAGTTGGTGGTATGGCTGCATGGCGTGATCAAATCGGTGAAGATGGGGTACGTGCGGTATCTGAATACGTGCTATCAATATCTGGCAACCAACCTGGTTACGAGCTTGATAAAGCTCAAGTCGCTCAAGGTGAGGCAATCTTTAATGAGCCGACTAACTGTGTACTTTGTCATGGTGCAGACGCCAAAGGTATGACTTCTACTGGCGCGCCAAACTTGACAGATGACATTTGGTTATATGGTGGTGATCGTGAGACCATCCGCGAAACCTTACGTTATGGTCGTGCTGGTGTGATGCCTGAGTGGGAAACCAAACTGGGTAATGAGCGTATTATGCTGCTTGCAGCTTATGTTTACTCATTATCAGACAAAACCCCTCAACCTGCTGCTAAAGCACCAACCGCTACTCAAGTAGCAACCACTGTAGAAACGACGGCTAACTAA